The following coding sequences lie in one Arachis ipaensis cultivar K30076 chromosome B03, Araip1.1, whole genome shotgun sequence genomic window:
- the LOC107630751 gene encoding uncharacterized protein LOC107630751 isoform X3, producing the protein MKCRSVACIWSGTPFPHRVTAVAAFSSPPSLFTSGSDGSIIWWSISPQVKAVALLCGHAASITDLSTCSPLPVEEEAAAADHGDAGGGGGGERGSSDLAVNCSSSSNFSSALVSACSDGFLCVWSKSSGHCRCRRKLPPWVGTPRIIRPLPSRPRYVCIACSYMEQSVEGNEETHPRKPSKCTIVVVDTYSLSITQTLFHGNLSIGPVRFMALVLGDSDEKGYSVLVADSAGKRQMVSISDDPLDRGEPHKETSQLESSFYSDGLSGVDRVVSVLTYRGIVAYVLENRCEFKLLSSDTTIGEVSFDSNLICLDGHLNQTHIVGGLFLESDDAGNSVNFVESSNLISVTFVVWNNIGSAVIYKIMNQNDVFQCEPHSEIPATPCQSDMRLSVIFLQINHYLVCIKSICFHFEEPLLWRPHVTIWSLHSFDDKPGKLYRQYRMISDGESFVHCFGKSTQLEGLDSLEAKSFDQNQSSEDINTIHVDNISDYCANKGKMVSSSMIISENLFTPYAVVYGFVSGEIELLRFDLFQGICFNDASSNPDEKSITCKQHFSGHTGAVLCLAAHQMMGNANGQNLKRVLVSGSADCTIRIWDLDTSRLIMVMHHHVAPLRQIILPPSLTGHPWSDCFLSVGEDACVALVSIETLRVERMFPGHVNYPSKVVWDGSRGYIACLCQTHYGTSDATDVLYIWDVKTGSRERVLRGTAAHSMFNHFCKNISMNSISGKLLNGNTSVSSLLLPVIDDARLSNSPVNLSENSLTSSKSSPNISNMTELNYSRRNGGKGNSPKPTSSSLFNLWGNKLPVKCACPFPGVVSLSFDLASLMLSYWGNEFMENGNYNLKKQEVQGQNSGDQYEEYLLRYSLSILHLWNVDSDLDNLLISDMKLRKPENFIVGSGLQGDKGSLTLTFPGLSATLELWKSSSEFCAMRSLTMVSLAQRLVSLSRSGSAASSALAAFYTRNFMEKFSDMKPPSLQLLVAFWQDESEHVRLAARSIFHCAASHAIPLPLCNTKPPESTKTSSQSGSRGKSISPRSEKQGISHVEESNIVAWLESFEVQDWISCVGGTSQDAMTSHIIVAAALAIWYPSLVKPSLATLVVHPLMKLAMAMNEKYSSTAAELLAEGMESTWKGCMASEIPHLIVDIFFQVELSGPTAKEIPASSFAIKKTLVEVLLPSLAMVDIPGFLSVIERQIWSTASDSSVHLVSLLTLIRIMRGSPRNLAQFLDKVVNFILHTVDPSNSVMRKACYQTSMTTLKEVVRVYPMVAVNDSWTRLAVGDVIGEISTSSIRVYDMQRG; encoded by the exons ATGAAGTGCCGATCGGTGGCTTGCATTTGGTCTGGCACCCCCTTCCCCCACCGTGTCACCGCCGTCGCCGCCTTCTCCTCCCCGCCCTCCCTCTTCACCTCCGGATCCGATGGCTCCATCATCTGGTGGTCCATTTCCCCC CAAGTTAAAGCAGTGGCCCTCTTGTGCGGTCACGCAGCTTCCATCACTGATCTTAGCACTTGCAGCCCTCTTCCCGTCGAAGAAGAAGCTGCTGCCGCCGATCATGGtgatgctggtggtggtggtggtggtgaacgTGGTTCGAGTGATTTAGCGGTGAATTGTAGTTCAAGTAGTAATTTTAGTAGCGCCTTGGTAAGCGCTTGTTCTGATGGGTTCTTGTGTGTTTGGAGTAAAAGCAGTGGACATTGCCGTTGCCGGAGGAAACTGCCACCTTGGGTCGGAACACCGCGCATCATTCGGCCGTTGCCCTCGAGGCCGAGATATGTGTGCATTGCTTGTTCCTACATGGAACAATCTGTGGAGGGAAATGAAGAGACTCACCCCAGGAAGCCTTCTAAATGTACCATTGTTGTTGTAGACACGTACTCGCTTTCCATTACTCAGACTTTGTTTCATGGGAATTTATCTATCGGTCCAGTTAGGTTTATGGCTTTAGTGTTAGGTGATAGTGATGAAAAGGGGTATTCTGTACTTGTGGCTGATTCTGCTGGCAAAAGGCAAATGGTTTCGATATCAGATGACCCCCTTGATCGTGGGGAACCACACAAGGAAACATCTCAGTTGGAGAGTTCTTTTTACTCTGACGGATTGAGTGGTGTGGATCGTGTTGTTTCAGTTTTAACTTACAGGGGTATTGTTGCTTATGTGCTGGAAAATCGCTGTGAATTCAAGTTATTGTCAAGTGATACTACCATTGGAGAGGTTTCCTTTGACAGCAATCTGATCTGTTTAGATGGGCATTTGAATCAAACACATATTGTGGGTGGCCTTTTTCTTGAAAGTGATGATGCAGGGAATTCAGTCAATTTTGTTGAAAGCAGCAACTTGATATCAGTAACTTTTGTTGTTTGGAATAATATAGGGTCTGCAGTTATCTATAAGATAATGAATCAGAATGATGTTTTTCAATGTGAACCTCATTCTGAGATTCCTGCTACTCCTTGTCAATCTGATATGAGATTATCTGTTATTTTCCTACAAATAAATCATTATCTTGTCTGCATCAAGTCAATTTGCTTTCATTTTGAGGAACCTTTGCTATGGAGACCACATGTCACAATCTGGTCACTGCATAGTTTTGATGATAAGCCTGGTAAATTATACCGTCAATACAGGATGATCAGTGATGGTGAATCTTTCGTGCACTGTTTTGGGAAGTCTACTCAGCTTGAAGGACTGGATAGTCTAGAGGCTAAATCTTTTGATCAAAATCAAAGTTCAGAAGATATAAACACCATTCATGTTGATAACATTAGTGATTATTGTGCTAACAAGGGAAAGATGGTCTCTTCTTCCATGATTATCTCTGAGAACCTCTTCACTCCTTATGCTGTTGTATATGGTTTTGTAAGCGGAGAAATAGAGCTTCTAAGATTTGATCTGTTTCAAGGGATTTGCTTTAATGATGCAAGTTCCAACCCTGATGAAAAGTCTATCACATGCAAGCAGCACTTTTCAGGACATACAGGCGCTGTACTTTGTTTGGCAGCACATCAAATGATGGGTAATGCCAATGGCCAAAATCTAAAACGGGTTTTGGTGTCTGGAAGTGCGGATTGTACAATTCGTATATGGGATCTTGACACTAGCCGTCTTATTATGGTAATGCATCATCATGTGGCTCCATTACGTCAAATTATTCTTCCCCCATCTTTGACTGGACATCCTTGGAGTGACTGCTTCCTCTCAGTTGGAGAGGATGCATGTGTAGCTCTTGTTTCTATAGAGACTCTGCGGGTGGAGAGAATGTTCCCTGGACATGTGAACTATCCATCAAAAGTTGTATGGGATGGATCAAGAGGTTATATTGCCTGTCTCTGTCAAACACATTATGGAACTTCTGATGCTACTGATGTGTTGTACATTTGGGATGTAAAGACAGGTTCTCGCGAGCGAGTCCTGCGTGGGACAGCTGCGCATTCAATGTTTAATCACTTTTGTAAAAACATTAGCATGAATTCCATATCTGGCAAATTGCTGAATGGAAATACATCAGTTTCTTCTTTACTTCTTCCGGTAATTGATGATGCAAGGCTCTCTAACTCCCCTGTCAACCTGTCAGAGAACTCACTCACTTCTTCAAAGTCATCACCGAATATTTCAAACATGACTGAGTTGAATTATTCCAGAAGAAATGGAGGCAAAGGAAATTCACCAAAGCCAACTTCATCTTCTCTGTTTAATCTCTGGGGTAACAAGCTTCCTGTCAAATGCGCATGCCCTTTTCCTGGCGTTGTGTCTCTGAGTTTTGATCTTGCCTCGCTGATGCTCTCTTATTGGGGGAATGAATTCATGGAAAATGGTAATTACAATTTGAAGAAGCAAGAAGTTCAGGGTCAAAATTCTGGCGACCAGTATGAAGAATACTTGCTTCGATATAGCCTGTCTATTTTACATTTATGGAATGTAGACAGTGACCTTGATAACTTGCTGATAAGTGACATGAAGCTGAGGAAACCAGAGAATTTTATAGTAGGTTCAGGTCTACAGGGGGATAAAGGATCATTGACATTGACCTTTCCTGGTCTGAGTGCTACTCTAGAG CTCTGGAAATCGTCATCTGAGTTTTGTGCAATGAGATCATTGACAATGGTATCCCTTGCCCAACGTCTGGTTAGCTTATCTCGCTCTGGCTCAGCAGCAAGCAG TGCTTTAGCAGCATTCTATACCCGCAATTTCATGGAAAAGTTTTCAGATATGAAGCCACCTTCATTACAG CTTCTGGTGGCCTTTTGGCAAGATGAGAGTGAACATGTGCGCTTAGCAGCACGCTCTATATTTCATTGTGCTGCCTCTCATGCTATTCCACTACCTCTATGCAATACAAAACCACCTGAGTCAACTAAGACAAGCTCCCAATCTGGAAGTAGAGGCAAAAGCATATCTCCTAGGTCAGAAAAACAAGGAATTTCCCATGTTGAAGAATCCAATATAGTTGCTTGGTTGGAATCATTTGAAGTGCAAGATTGGATTTCTTGTGTTGGGGGAACAAGTCAAGATGCTATGACATCTCACATAATTGTTGCTGCTGCATTGGCTATCTGGTATCCTAGTCTTGTAAAGCCAAGTCTTGCCACCTTAGTTGTTCATCCACTGATGAAGTTGGCTATGGCCATGAATGAGAAATATAGCTCCACTGCGGCCGAGCTCCTTGCAGAGGGCATGGAGAGTACATGGAAAGGATGCATGGCCTCTGAGATACCTCATCTGATTGTGGATATTTTTTTCCAAGTAGAGTTGAGTGGTCCAACTGCCAAAGAAATTCCAGCTTCATCATTTGCTATTAAAAAGACTTTGGTTGAAGTTCTTCTTCCAAGTTTAGCTATGGTTGATATACCAGGTTTTTTGTCTGTAATAGAGAGACAGATTTGGTCTACTGCATCTGATTCGTCTGTCCACTTGGTGTCCCTCTTGACTCTTATAAGGATTATGCGTGGTTCTCCAAGAAACTTGGCTCAATTCCTTGACAAG GTGGTAAACTTCATTTTACATACTGTAGATCCTAGCAACTCAGTTATGCGGAAAGCATGTTACCAGACTTCAATGACAACTTTAAAGGAGGTTGTACGTGTGTATCCTATGGTTGCTGTCAATGATTCATGGACAAGACTTGCAGTTGGGGATGTGATTGGTGAAATTAGCACCTCAAGCATTAGGGTCTATGATATGCAAAG GGGCTAG
- the LOC107630751 gene encoding uncharacterized protein LOC107630751 isoform X2 — MKCRSVACIWSGTPFPHRVTAVAAFSSPPSLFTSGSDGSIIWWSISPQVKAVALLCGHAASITDLSTCSPLPVEEEAAAADHGDAGGGGGGERGSSDLAVNCSSSSNFSSALVSACSDGFLCVWSKSSGHCRCRRKLPPWVGTPRIIRPLPSRPRYVCIACSYMEQSVEGNEETHPRKPSKCTIVVVDTYSLSITQTLFHGNLSIGPVRFMALVLGDSDEKGYSVLVADSAGKRQMVSISDDPLDRGEPHKETSQLESSFYSDGLSGVDRVVSVLTYRGIVAYVLENRCEFKLLSSDTTIGEVSFDSNLICLDGHLNQTHIVGGLFLESDDAGNSVNFVESSNLISVTFVVWNNIGSAVIYKIMNQNDVFQCEPHSEIPATPCQSDMRLSVIFLQINHYLVCIKSICFHFEEPLLWRPHVTIWSLHSFDDKPGKLYRQYRMISDGESFVHCFGKSTQLEGLDSLEAKSFDQNQSSEDINTIHVDNISDYCANKGKMVSSSMIISENLFTPYAVVYGFVSGEIELLRFDLFQGICFNDASSNPDEKSITCKQHFSGHTGAVLCLAAHQMMGNANGQNLKRVLVSGSADCTIRIWDLDTSRLIMVMHHHVAPLRQIILPPSLTGHPWSDCFLSVGEDACVALVSIETLRVERMFPGHVNYPSKVVWDGSRGYIACLCQTHYGTSDATDVLYIWDVKTGSRERVLRGTAAHSMFNHFCKNISMNSISGKLLNGNTSVSSLLLPVIDDARLSNSPVNLSENSLTSSKSSPNISNMTELNYSRRNGGKGNSPKPTSSSLFNLWGNKLPVKCACPFPGVVSLSFDLASLMLSYWGNEFMENGNYNLKKQEVQGQNSGDQYEEYLLRYSLSILHLWNVDSDLDNLLISDMKLRKPENFIVGSGLQGDKGSLTLTFPGLSATLELWKSSSEFCAMRSLTMVSLAQRLVSLSRSGSAASSALAAFYTRNFMEKFSDMKPPSLQLLVAFWQDESEHVRLAARSIFHCAASHAIPLPLCNTKPPESTKTSSQSGSRGKSISPRSEKQGISHVEESNIVAWLESFEVQDWISCVGGTSQDAMTSHIIVAAALAIWYPSLVKPSLATLVVHPLMKLAMAMNEKYSSTAAELLAEGMESTWKGCMASEIPHLIVDIFFQVELSGPTAKEIPASSFAIKKTLVEVLLPSLAMVDIPGFLSVIERQIWSTASDSSVHLVSLLTLIRIMRGSPRNLAQFLDKVVNFILHTVDPSNSVMRKACYQTSMTTLKEVVRVYPMVAVNDSWTRLAVGDVIGEISTSSIRVYDMQRY; from the exons ATGAAGTGCCGATCGGTGGCTTGCATTTGGTCTGGCACCCCCTTCCCCCACCGTGTCACCGCCGTCGCCGCCTTCTCCTCCCCGCCCTCCCTCTTCACCTCCGGATCCGATGGCTCCATCATCTGGTGGTCCATTTCCCCC CAAGTTAAAGCAGTGGCCCTCTTGTGCGGTCACGCAGCTTCCATCACTGATCTTAGCACTTGCAGCCCTCTTCCCGTCGAAGAAGAAGCTGCTGCCGCCGATCATGGtgatgctggtggtggtggtggtggtgaacgTGGTTCGAGTGATTTAGCGGTGAATTGTAGTTCAAGTAGTAATTTTAGTAGCGCCTTGGTAAGCGCTTGTTCTGATGGGTTCTTGTGTGTTTGGAGTAAAAGCAGTGGACATTGCCGTTGCCGGAGGAAACTGCCACCTTGGGTCGGAACACCGCGCATCATTCGGCCGTTGCCCTCGAGGCCGAGATATGTGTGCATTGCTTGTTCCTACATGGAACAATCTGTGGAGGGAAATGAAGAGACTCACCCCAGGAAGCCTTCTAAATGTACCATTGTTGTTGTAGACACGTACTCGCTTTCCATTACTCAGACTTTGTTTCATGGGAATTTATCTATCGGTCCAGTTAGGTTTATGGCTTTAGTGTTAGGTGATAGTGATGAAAAGGGGTATTCTGTACTTGTGGCTGATTCTGCTGGCAAAAGGCAAATGGTTTCGATATCAGATGACCCCCTTGATCGTGGGGAACCACACAAGGAAACATCTCAGTTGGAGAGTTCTTTTTACTCTGACGGATTGAGTGGTGTGGATCGTGTTGTTTCAGTTTTAACTTACAGGGGTATTGTTGCTTATGTGCTGGAAAATCGCTGTGAATTCAAGTTATTGTCAAGTGATACTACCATTGGAGAGGTTTCCTTTGACAGCAATCTGATCTGTTTAGATGGGCATTTGAATCAAACACATATTGTGGGTGGCCTTTTTCTTGAAAGTGATGATGCAGGGAATTCAGTCAATTTTGTTGAAAGCAGCAACTTGATATCAGTAACTTTTGTTGTTTGGAATAATATAGGGTCTGCAGTTATCTATAAGATAATGAATCAGAATGATGTTTTTCAATGTGAACCTCATTCTGAGATTCCTGCTACTCCTTGTCAATCTGATATGAGATTATCTGTTATTTTCCTACAAATAAATCATTATCTTGTCTGCATCAAGTCAATTTGCTTTCATTTTGAGGAACCTTTGCTATGGAGACCACATGTCACAATCTGGTCACTGCATAGTTTTGATGATAAGCCTGGTAAATTATACCGTCAATACAGGATGATCAGTGATGGTGAATCTTTCGTGCACTGTTTTGGGAAGTCTACTCAGCTTGAAGGACTGGATAGTCTAGAGGCTAAATCTTTTGATCAAAATCAAAGTTCAGAAGATATAAACACCATTCATGTTGATAACATTAGTGATTATTGTGCTAACAAGGGAAAGATGGTCTCTTCTTCCATGATTATCTCTGAGAACCTCTTCACTCCTTATGCTGTTGTATATGGTTTTGTAAGCGGAGAAATAGAGCTTCTAAGATTTGATCTGTTTCAAGGGATTTGCTTTAATGATGCAAGTTCCAACCCTGATGAAAAGTCTATCACATGCAAGCAGCACTTTTCAGGACATACAGGCGCTGTACTTTGTTTGGCAGCACATCAAATGATGGGTAATGCCAATGGCCAAAATCTAAAACGGGTTTTGGTGTCTGGAAGTGCGGATTGTACAATTCGTATATGGGATCTTGACACTAGCCGTCTTATTATGGTAATGCATCATCATGTGGCTCCATTACGTCAAATTATTCTTCCCCCATCTTTGACTGGACATCCTTGGAGTGACTGCTTCCTCTCAGTTGGAGAGGATGCATGTGTAGCTCTTGTTTCTATAGAGACTCTGCGGGTGGAGAGAATGTTCCCTGGACATGTGAACTATCCATCAAAAGTTGTATGGGATGGATCAAGAGGTTATATTGCCTGTCTCTGTCAAACACATTATGGAACTTCTGATGCTACTGATGTGTTGTACATTTGGGATGTAAAGACAGGTTCTCGCGAGCGAGTCCTGCGTGGGACAGCTGCGCATTCAATGTTTAATCACTTTTGTAAAAACATTAGCATGAATTCCATATCTGGCAAATTGCTGAATGGAAATACATCAGTTTCTTCTTTACTTCTTCCGGTAATTGATGATGCAAGGCTCTCTAACTCCCCTGTCAACCTGTCAGAGAACTCACTCACTTCTTCAAAGTCATCACCGAATATTTCAAACATGACTGAGTTGAATTATTCCAGAAGAAATGGAGGCAAAGGAAATTCACCAAAGCCAACTTCATCTTCTCTGTTTAATCTCTGGGGTAACAAGCTTCCTGTCAAATGCGCATGCCCTTTTCCTGGCGTTGTGTCTCTGAGTTTTGATCTTGCCTCGCTGATGCTCTCTTATTGGGGGAATGAATTCATGGAAAATGGTAATTACAATTTGAAGAAGCAAGAAGTTCAGGGTCAAAATTCTGGCGACCAGTATGAAGAATACTTGCTTCGATATAGCCTGTCTATTTTACATTTATGGAATGTAGACAGTGACCTTGATAACTTGCTGATAAGTGACATGAAGCTGAGGAAACCAGAGAATTTTATAGTAGGTTCAGGTCTACAGGGGGATAAAGGATCATTGACATTGACCTTTCCTGGTCTGAGTGCTACTCTAGAG CTCTGGAAATCGTCATCTGAGTTTTGTGCAATGAGATCATTGACAATGGTATCCCTTGCCCAACGTCTGGTTAGCTTATCTCGCTCTGGCTCAGCAGCAAGCAG TGCTTTAGCAGCATTCTATACCCGCAATTTCATGGAAAAGTTTTCAGATATGAAGCCACCTTCATTACAG CTTCTGGTGGCCTTTTGGCAAGATGAGAGTGAACATGTGCGCTTAGCAGCACGCTCTATATTTCATTGTGCTGCCTCTCATGCTATTCCACTACCTCTATGCAATACAAAACCACCTGAGTCAACTAAGACAAGCTCCCAATCTGGAAGTAGAGGCAAAAGCATATCTCCTAGGTCAGAAAAACAAGGAATTTCCCATGTTGAAGAATCCAATATAGTTGCTTGGTTGGAATCATTTGAAGTGCAAGATTGGATTTCTTGTGTTGGGGGAACAAGTCAAGATGCTATGACATCTCACATAATTGTTGCTGCTGCATTGGCTATCTGGTATCCTAGTCTTGTAAAGCCAAGTCTTGCCACCTTAGTTGTTCATCCACTGATGAAGTTGGCTATGGCCATGAATGAGAAATATAGCTCCACTGCGGCCGAGCTCCTTGCAGAGGGCATGGAGAGTACATGGAAAGGATGCATGGCCTCTGAGATACCTCATCTGATTGTGGATATTTTTTTCCAAGTAGAGTTGAGTGGTCCAACTGCCAAAGAAATTCCAGCTTCATCATTTGCTATTAAAAAGACTTTGGTTGAAGTTCTTCTTCCAAGTTTAGCTATGGTTGATATACCAGGTTTTTTGTCTGTAATAGAGAGACAGATTTGGTCTACTGCATCTGATTCGTCTGTCCACTTGGTGTCCCTCTTGACTCTTATAAGGATTATGCGTGGTTCTCCAAGAAACTTGGCTCAATTCCTTGACAAG GTGGTAAACTTCATTTTACATACTGTAGATCCTAGCAACTCAGTTATGCGGAAAGCATGTTACCAGACTTCAATGACAACTTTAAAGGAGGTTGTACGTGTGTATCCTATGGTTGCTGTCAATGATTCATGGACAAGACTTGCAGTTGGGGATGTGATTGGTGAAATTAGCACCTCAAGCATTAGGGTCTATGATATGCAAAGGTATTAG